Genomic window (Equus asinus isolate D_3611 breed Donkey chromosome 8, EquAss-T2T_v2, whole genome shotgun sequence):
AAGACCCTTGCGGGGCGCCTTCCTGCCCCCtcaagcctcaattttctcccCAGGGCAGTGGGATATGGGCTCCACCTCAGGAATCGCGAAGTGTTTTCCCCTCCCGACCTCCGCAGGAGACCCCCGCCCCTCCATTccgggagggaggagaagctcACCTGCGGCAACAGCGCCGGGGGCGTCGGACCTTGGCCCCCCTAGACCCACCCCACTGACCAGATTAGAGGCATCTGGAAGAAGCTGACCCGATGGAAGTCACCAGGAAGGAATGCCTCCATTTAACACCACTCGGAGTTAAGCATTGACCACCCCAGGCTGTTTGCGCCTTAAGTGGCCCTGGGAGGGGGCCTCACGGGGCCGGATAGGCGGCGGTCCCAGGGAGGGTAGGCCCAGGCCGGATGGCGGCCGGGGCGGGGGTCTCCCCGCCCGCTCCCGCTCGCCCCGCGGCGATCCTAATCTCCCGACCCCATCCCGGAGCGACAGCGGAGCCCACCCCCATCTGTGCCTCCGAACCAGGGCGCGCACCGGCTGCGGTGGGGCAGGAAGAGCAGCTTGATGAGCGGGTGGGTATAGAGCCAGAGACCGGGACGGGCGAGGCTCAGCACCCGCACCCGGTGCTCTAAGATGTGCAGCTCCATCGCGGCCGGCGCGGACCTGAACCCACCACCAACCAGACCCAGGccgcgccgggggcggggcggtggGGGCGGTGCCGGAGGCTTAAAGGAGCCGCTGCGCGGCCGCGTCCACGCTGCCCGCTACGCCGCGGACCCGCCCAGCTTCGCGCCGCGTCCCACTCCCTGACTGCCACGCCTATCCAGGGTGGCCACGCCTTCTTCTAAAGCCTGAGCCTCGCCCGACTCCTTCCAGCCCGCCGAACCCCGCCCCTCTGGCTCCGCCCCTTTAGCGTTGCTCAGAGATCACCCGCTGACCCCACGAGTCCTCCAGGCCACGCCCATGCCGCGCCCCTTCTCGGGGCTCCGCCTTTTCCGCAGGATGCCTGCCGCGTTGGGGTTGGAAGCAAGCGTGAGGTGTGGGGTCGTTTCTGACCTCTGGCCTCCGTATGGGTCTTATGACTGAGGTCACTGAAATTTGGGAGGTTCATGAGGCGAGCCGGGACTCGGCTGGGACCAGCATGCTGCCCCCAAGCCCCTGGAGCATGGATGGGTAGGGGTCTGCTGTGCAGCCTGGGTGACCCTGTGATTCTCTCCCAACAGTGTCTTGgtgcctttctccctccttcctttcatgGCTCGGCATGGGGCagggccaccagagctggctggAGTGGTGGAGACAAAAGTCCCAGTCCCCCAGCAAGGGTATTGATATATACCCCTCCCTGCTTTGTGAGCCCTGCAAGTGGGCTGACAAGGTAAAACCTGCCTGGCCTTGGTGGCCCCCACACCTGTTTCTCTCACCCAACTTCCAGAATAGAAGTCTCCCCACGGGGTCACAGAGATAGGGAGGGCCCCAGCCACCTCTGTCTGAGCAACATACTATGGGGTAGGGGGCTGAAGGTGGCCAGGCCTAAGGCTTGAGGCCCCTCAAGACTAAGTGCTTGGGCCAGGAATGCCCAAGGCACAGACTTTGGGGGACAGGCCCATGCATCTGGGGCTGACTGGGTACTCAGATCTCAGGCCTGAGACTTGAGCCCTGCTGAGGCCTCCCAGAGCCTGCAGCCATTAGCAGATCCCAGCTGGCCTGAGCACATCTGAACTTGCTTCATGTCCAAGGACACCCTGATCCGGACGGCCCTTGTCTGGCCCGAACATCCTCAGGCCTCAGATCTGAGGCTTTGAACTAAGCAGGTTAAAGCAGGCCTCGGGCCTGATAGGATCCAGCAGGCCTGAGCAGGCCGCCCGCTTGCTCGGGAGCCTTCCCTGCAGGTGGATAGACGCGGGGCAGCGCCTCGGCTCTCTGGACGCTCTGGCTTGGTGGGTTCCTATGGAACACTGTGCAGCTGCCACACAGGGGAAGGGAGTGTCCTCAAAGGCTGAGTCCATCTCATTGATGGCACGTGCAGATGGGGTAGGAAACCAAAGGGgtgaggggcaggaggcaggaactGGGTGGCCTGCCGTGATAGGCTCATGTGACGTTTTTGACTCCccaagcctcagtctccccatctgtatcAGGACACGATGTTCCAGGCCGAGGCCCTGCAATGCCTGAAAGCTCTAGGGAGTCTCTACTCCTCcctctcccgccccctccccccaaggCCCAGCCCAGCTTGATGGCCTGCCAGGAACAGCCACTATTGTTTGACTGGAAAAGCTGCTTCCTCAGCAGAAGGGGGGCCTCTCCCAGGGACACCATGTCCTCACCCTCAATAGTCATCAGGTTGTGACCATAGTGCCTGCCTGGGCCCTCAATGGCAGTCAGGTCACCTGGTACCCTGATCAGGAGAGGTAGCTGAGAGGCTCTGGGCACAAATCTGGATCAGCTTCATCTTTCCTACGCAgctcctctgtttcctcatctgtaaaatggggataaataacAGAGCCTACCTGATCAGGTACGTGACACCATCAGCCCagcctggcacatactaagtgCCCAGTAAACTGCAGATGGCCTTTTGTCAAAGACCCAGACGTCTCCCCTCACACCACTCCTGGCACCAGCACCTGACCCAGAATGAACACTCAGAACCTTATTGGAGTCCAAAGTGGCATCCAGGCTTGGAGGAGGAAGACCCTGAAATGACCTCCTTAAGGAGCCCCTGCCCCTCAGTGATGGGCAGGGATCAAGGTCTGGGGAGCAGGCTTGGCCCCAGTTCTAGCCTCCAGCCCTGGTGACCCTCATTTACCACAGATGGTGGACATGGGGCAGAGGGGATAGGGTGAAGGAAAACAGGGGCCGGGAACAGGGTCTGGTCCTAGATTTGGCATGCCCTCCGCCAAGGTACTTCTCAGAGAGGCTCTGGAACAGGGCTGGGGCCAGGATGAGGGGCTCTGTAGGGTGTGGAGAAGAGATGCTGAACACCAGGAATGGCACCTGCTTCCCAGTCCCTACCTGCACACCACTTCTCTACACAAGCCTGTTTATTTCTGTACAAAACCATGTTTCTATTTTACACAAAAAATACCCCAACCTCCACCCCGCTCTCCCCTCATGTAAGCGCCCTAGCCCTGGAGAGCATCccccaggaggaggaggctgagtgAGGCGCCACCCAGGGGCCCTCACTTCTGCCTGCCCCAGCTAGGCTGGCCCAAGCTCCActctggagaaaataaataaggaggCTCAGGCGGAATCTGTGCTGGGCCAGCCAGACTCTCTGCCACCCAGTGGCCAGGTGGCCGGGCCCTCAGAGGGTGGGCAGGCCCTGGAGTGTCAGTCTATGATCTGTGTATGTGTGCCGAGACCCCGCTCTGGAGGCCTGAGCTGCCGGGGTTACAAGTAGGTATCCTCACTCTCTTGGGACGTCAGGCTCTCCCGGGAGTGGTGGTGGGCTGAGTCCTGGGGAGCTGAGTCCTGGGGGGCTGGGTCCTGGTGGACCGGGTCCTTCGGAGCCACATCCTGTGGGGGACATGCATCTCCTGCTGCAGATGCCATCTTGGTTTGATTTGGGGTCGGGGGCTTGTCCAGGTACCCCTTTGCCTGCTTctgctgctccttctgctccTTCTGGATCTGCTTGGATGGCTTGGGCTTGCCCTTAGAGCCAGGGAGGGGGGCATCCAGGGGCAGGCGGATGGATGGTGAAGGTTGCAGAGTGGGTCGGGGGCCTGGTTCCGCCTCCAGGATGGCCTTGGCACCGTGCAGCCTGGGTGGGGAGCAGGACTGCAGCTCACCCCGGGTCTCCTGCCAGCGCCGCAGCTGGATGAGGTGCTCACGCTCAATCTGGCGCTCTGTCACTGGCAACTCTACCACCTGTGGGGGCAGTGACATGCAGGTGGGCACCAGGAAGAACCTTCCCCTTCTGCCTCCCAGGCTGGGCCCCTGTTCTCTCTCAGTGCCTCCCAGCCCTGGTCACTAAAGGCTGACCCTAGGAAGGATGGAGGTCTGGTCCCTGCAGTGGTCACAAGTCTTAGAACTGAGTGCCAGGTGAGCCAGGCACTTGAGACCCACGGCCTCAGAGGAGAAAGCTGCCCACAACTCATGAGTCCACTCATCTAACTATGTGTCACCTCATTACAGCCCCTGAGAGACAAAAAtccaccaaagaaagaaaaaagggaaaataaaggccATGGATGTGGTACCAGGGAGTGAGAGGGGGTGACAGTTGCAGCTCCTCTTGTTCCCAACTGCTTCAGAACAGAGAAGGCCTTGCAAACCTAGGCTGCTCTGTGCCCCTCTTCTCGTTCAGACAGGAGGATGAGGTCTACCCACACCATCCTGGGCTGCTGAGCACTGGGCCTGGCATGGGGGACCCACCCTCGAGGGCAGAGGGTTACCAGGCCCCCCTTCAAAGGGCCCCCAcgtctccccctccctcccagtggggaggggaaggtATGGGCCGCACCTCCTGGACCAGGAAGGCCTCCTGCATGATCTTGGGGCTGAGGCTCCGCAGCCGCTCAATAGTCTCGTACTGGCCCTGGCAGGCTTTGAGCTTCTCGGGGGAGCCCAGCGCGTGCTTCAACAGCACCAGCCCCACCCGGAAGATGATCTTGACTCCtgcatggggggtggggggagacagGTGGTGAGTGCAAGGGGGCCTTTAGGGAGTTTCTCTGGAAATAGAGGCCCCTCTGGGCTGGGTTGGGGGTAGGGGTACTCCCCCGAGCCCAGCCTGGTACCTTCGCAGAAGAACATGTCCCAGACACGCAGCACAGAGCTCCAGGGCAAGGTGCGGGCGAAGGCACACATGAACCACTCTGTCATGTAGAGCAGCGGATCAATCTTCTGCCGGCTGAGGTGCTTGTGGGCCACAGGCGACACCTTCTGCAGCAGTGAGAAGAGGATCTCCCCGTCCAGCTGGATTGCCTCCTGGGGGGACAGCAAGGCCACGGGGCCATGATGTTGGACCTGCAGCAGCCAGTGTAGGGACTATGCCCTGGCCCCCAGCACCAGGCAGACATTCGTTCATTCCTCAGGTGGCTATTGCCTGCAGGGTGCCAGCCTCGTGCTGGGTGCTTGGATACAATGATGAGCAAACCAGACACAACTGGTCCCCCTCATGCAGTGTGAAGTAGAAAGAGGCAGACAGACATCAATCACAGGAGCAAAGAGactaggaagaggaggaggggggctAAGTGCCCAGAACATGGCAGGAACAGGAACGCTGGGTGAGCGTGTGCTAGAGGTCCCACCTGGCAGGGTCAAGGAAAGTTCCCCAAGGGCTGAAAGCTGAGGGAAAGGAGGAGTTAtcaggggaaggaaggacaggaaaGGGGCAGAGGCCGAGGCAGGGAGGAAGTGGGTGCACTGGAGGAACTGTGAGCCTGCCGAGCGGCCagagggctggaggcagagatggaggcaaGTGTGGAACTGATGACTCTGGAACCTGGGAGACCTGACCCTGGCAGGCCTGGGGACTTCAGCCTGAAAGCAACAGAAGGCTGGGAAGGTTTTAAGCAGAGTCAGGAgtggatgtggagagaaaggccTGGAGAGGCCAAAAAGGGTGTCCAGCCTGGGGCAGGTCCCAGGCCAGGTCCCAAGCCTGGCAAGCACTCACCAGTTTCTCACTGTAGTAGCCAGGCAGGTACTTCTCACAGATCTGCACCAGGCACCAGAAGGCTTGCTGTGAGAAGGAGAGATGTGAGGCCTTTCGGCGGGGTGTTCCCTGCCCACCTGTTCACCCACCCAGGGCCTGGTGGTACCTCGGCAGGCATGTGCATGAGCAGGACAGCGGCAATGGGTGCCTGGGCCTGGCAGTAGCCCTCCTCAGGTCGGTACAGCGTGTAGGCCTTCAGCACTCGGAATAGGTCCTGCTGGCTGTGGAGAAGCCATGTGTGGCAGAGACGACAGGTATGACTGCCACCCACTGCCTTCACCTGTGCCCCACTAGACCAGACCTGTCTCAGAATTTGCACTCCCTTGGAGAGGGGACGTGACCTGATTGTGGTCACCAAGGGGTCAGTCTCCCACTGCAGCACATGGTCTCTCACATGACCAGAGtacagaggcagggagaagctCCCCCATTTGACAGGTGACGGCAGAGGCTCgaagagaaagcagagggcaAGACCAGGGCAGGATGCCAGGTGCAGGGTGAGGCTGAATTGAGGGCTGGAAGTGTGGGCCTCTCACCCAGCAGCTGTGGCCCCTAGGCCAAGACAGCTTAGTCCAAGGTGTCTGTCTTGGTCCCCTGGCCCACCACATCTCTCCCTTCCTACATACCCTCTGCCCATCCAACTCTCTCTAACCTTTTCTCCCCACCAAAACTTGGTTTCAGAAGAGGGCCAGGCGGGCAAGCTCTAACACTCGGGGGAGTAAATGATGAAAGTTGCCCCAGAGGTAAGAGGAGATGCTAAGAGGACACATCAGACTCAAACCAAAGAAGGGAAAGTCTAAGAGTGGAGTTTGGGGCCCCAAGATTCTGGGCCCCCTGGATACCCCACACTCATTTTacctcctctgcctcctgaggGACAGGGACTAGAGCCACCTCCAGCCTACCACACCCAGTCTGCTCACCCGTGGCCCCCCCGGGACACAAACATCTCATGGAAAGGGAACTGTCGGTGCAGGTCACGCTCAATCACATCCAGCCACTTGGGGTCCCCGGGGGACATGTCCAGCTCCTGGAAGCAAGATCAAGGGCATATTTTAGGAGTGAAGGATGGCTAGAAGGATACAACTGTCTCAGGTATTGGACAAGCCCCCTACCAGGGGCATTGCCTACCCAATCCCATCATGGACTGAGCCTTCCTGAGGATAGGTCAGAAAGCCTGGGCAAAGAGGCAAGGCGGGGAGGGCCCTGGCAACCCTAAGGGGTGATCCTGGCTCTAGGAGGACCCAAGTGCGCAAGTGTCCATCATAGCTATGGCTGAAAATAACTTCTATGTACTTCATTCAGAACTCACTCAAACACCTTATGTCACATCCTTCAGAAGGAAGGCTACTGTCAAAGCAATAGCTACCACCTGTTAGCACTGCTCTGCACCACCCATGGGCCTCACTGACTCTTCTCCTCAACCCCAAAAGACAGGTCCTATCATTACATTGTTCAGAGATGAGGGTCAAACAAAAGTCACTTGCCCTAGGCCTCAGTGGCTAGAAAAATGGTGAAGCTGGGCCTGGAAGCCTGGTTGACTCAGAGCCATCAATCCCAACTCTTCTATCTCCCTGCGCAAGTGGCGTCACCTACTCAGATAGGGGTGTGTGTGATATGCATAGAGTGCTGTCTGGAAGGATGCGACATCTGTCAACCCATTAACCTCAGAGGCATCTCTGGGTGCTGGGGTTTCAACGAAATTGTCTCTTTTCTTTGAACTTCCACGAACATTTTATACCATGAGTACTGTTTATGAAAACAAAGTACTAcacaaagaaaaagcatttcttGGTCatttgaaatgttctatatcttgatttgcATGTTGGTTACACGGATGTGCattatttgtcaaaattcactaaaTTGCACACTTAAGGTTTGCACATTTTACTCTATGTAAAGTCATGTCTcaactttaaaaaagagagaagaaatccaTAAAAGGAAACCCAGAGGGCTGAGCAGGGAAGCAGACTATATATGTGTTGCCTGCAAGGCTGGGGCAGTGTCAGGGGAGGCCCCCGAGAGGAAGGGCAGGTCCTCAGCAAACACAGCAAGTGGGTGCAGGCCCAGGCCCGGGCCCTGATCAGCGGGTGACTTCACACAAGTGCCGTTCCCTCTCATGCCCCCTCAGTGGGGGTGTCCCAGCACTGAACTAAAGAACCTGGGGTGAGAGAGTTAAGTACTGAGAGAAAAACCTGACAGAGTGGTGAAGGCTGGAGGGTAGAAGGAAGGGCTGGGGGCTCCCACAAAGGGTCCTTGAGCAGGCACACAGCTGAAGAGATGGGTGTGCAACCTCTAGAACCCCATACACCCTCAAGATGGCAGCCTGTGTGTGTCCCATAAGTCAGGCCCAGGACCGGGTACTGTCTGAGTACATGGCAGGTTTGTTTTGTCAGAAAGGGGAGGAGGGTCCCACAAGTTCTCCTGAGGGTTCCTGTGAAGAGGGGACCTCAGAACCCAAAATGTCAGTTCCTGGGATGTGCTTGCCTGGTACCTCAGCAGCCCAAGGTGCTCAACCACACATGGGTTGGTGAGTAAGGAAAAGATGTAGCTGAAGGGCCTGTGGGGAGAAAGTGTGCTGGGAATGAAAGGCAGGTATGGGCTGTGGCAGATGATCCCACTACCACAGCCTCTGTGAGATCCTGAAAGTGCTGGCGCCATCATGAGGTGAAGCCAGGGAAGAAAACCAGCtaagaaagggacagaaggtccTGGCCTacccaagaaagaggaagaaatagcCAGTGCAGAAGAAGGAGCCACCAGGGGCTACAGAATCTGTCCTGACAGCTGAGGTTGGGGTTGGCCACTTGGGTCTGCGGGGAAGCACAGGAACAGGTACATGCTGCCACTAGCAGCCCCCTCACCATACCCCTGCTTTGGTCTCATGTgcccacagcagccagagggagcttCTCATCCCTGTCCTTTTCCTCCATGTCACCTATAGGCAAAGTTCTTCCAGATGTGCTCAAAAACCACTGTTCCAGCCCCCAGGACTGCCTCGGGGCCCCCACTTTGCTTCAGAGCATTTTGAAGACCTTTCTCagcaaatctctctctttccacaaGCAACCTTCAAGACTACATAGGGGTGGCCAACTCCTCCCCGGAAGCGCCACTCAACATACACATAATGCACATACAGCTCTATGCTCTGCCCCTCACATAGGATGCACTCACATTTGCTAACAGGAGGCTAGCTGGACCACCCAAGCTCTCGGCTTCATGCCTGTGCTCTGGCAGCCAGAGGCAAGCTATGAACTTGAGTGAGGCTCCTACCCCTGAGCCTCCCCCTCCGCCCAGGATGCAGCCCCCTGAAATGGAAGAGATGTAGCCACTGGGAGGAAGATTCTGGAGTTGAGAGGCCACTTGAGTAGGACCTGGTATTGGTGCTCTGTGGGACAGTCGAATCACCCCAATTCAGAGCTGCTCCCCCAGGGCCAACTGCTGCTGGCAAACAGCTCTTACCCACTCCAGGTCAACAgcagaaactctgggctgccctgTTCCACCCACCCTTCTCAGGGAACAGGTTTGGTAGGATAGGAATGTTTGCTGAAGCCTGAAGTACGTCAACAAAGAGCTGATGGCTGGCAGCTCTGTTTCAGTCTGCCTGTCACCAGTCCTGGGAGAAACCCTGACACGTGGGGTCGGGTCTGGCAGGTGAGCTGGGGCAACCCCAGGGAAGCTAACTCCCTCCCACAGTTCCCTAAGGGAGCAGGCTGGAGGAGCTGCCCAGCCCAAGTGGGACCCAAGAAGCTCTACGAGTGGAGGGGTGTTCTCACCCTGGCAGCCATGGGGCAGGGGACAGTGGTTAGGGTTGGGGAGGGGAATGCATGGCTGCAGAGGGCATCCTCTCTGGCCACTGACTGGCTTCTGAGCCCTAAGGATACTAGTTTGGCTCTGCCATCCCCAGTGCCGACAACCCCATAAGCAACACAAGTGAACCATGTCTGGCTGAGCTTGGCCGAGCTTGGcccagggaggagaaagaggagaggatgggAAACCAGGAAGCATTAAGGGTTCTGTGGTCCTGCTATGCAGGCCCCCAAAGGCCCAGAGCACAGGGCCCAAGGCAGTCAGGGAAGTGGTCTGGGTATCCCCTCCTGACGGCCAAGGGCTGGGAGGTGGCCCACTGAGTCCAAGAAAGCAAACCTGAGTAGTTGTTAACAGAAAGCTGGAATGGGCAGTTGGGCACTTGATGGGTGGTTACATCATCACTCAGACTGCTGAGGTCCAGGTGAGCACATGTAGGATCACTGCCATGGGGAGGACGCCAAGAGACGCGGAAGGAAGGGCAGGGTGAAGGAAGGGCAACTCACGTCAAACTTTCCAGGGTTCTGCTGCAGCTTCACCTTGCCTCCTGACAGGTACTGCCAAGCACGGCCCCGCAGAGAAGGTGGGATGCCCTTCTGGCACCGCAGACGGATCTGAAAGTCAAAGGGAAGGCTGTGTCCGTGCATCTACTCGGGCAGTTCTCCCAGAGGCTGCATGCCAACCTAGCCCCTGAGCTGGTGTTTGGCGAGCCTTTGGTGAGTAAAATAGCAagaatagaaaaggagagaaaagaaaactttcttacTGTGGCTAAAATGCAGATCCTATGATTTGGGTGTGGGCAGTGGGGGCAGTGGAGTGTGACTAGAATTAGATATGCTGCCACCAGGTGATGGCAGAATCCCCACATCCCCTGCTCCAGTGACAACACAGGTATTCCTGAGGTCTACCACAGAATTCTGAATCCCCATCACCATTTTCTGAATCGAAATGGAACCACACAAGTTGGAGGAGCCTCATGGGATGTCACTGGGAATGGATCTGCAGGGTGCAGTGTACAGCTACAGCCATAGGCAGTGTAGCTCATGAGATGACTGAGAATGTGCTCAGAGATGTGGCTCCAGGCACTTTCATAGGGGTGTTGGTTTAAGCAGCTGTGTGGCAGGACACAGCCAGCCTAGAGAGGAGAGATCTTGGCAGAACTCACAAGGAAGATGGGAGCTGATCAGAATGGCTCCCTCTTTGTTCTGGTCAAGAATCCCTTCTTCTGCTCTCCCTGGTCCTCAACTCCCATGATCACCAGCCTGAAGCAAAGGCAGCTGGCCTGGGTGCAAGTCCTGATCCCAGCCTTTGCTAAAATGGCTCAGGTATTCCCCACCACTCACAGACTGCAAGAGGTGAGGGAGGAAGTGTTTGGGGTAGCTCATGACCCAGAGCTAGTGCTCAATTCACGTGCTAGCTGTTTTTATCAGAGAAAGGCTTCCACTGCCAAAACCAAGTTTAAAAAACCACCATGTCTTTTatgaatggggaaactgaggctaataGTGGGAAAAATATTAAGGTCAAGGAAAAATATCAGGGACCCTGCTACCTCCTAGCTACAGCAGCACAGGCTAAAAGGATCAAGCCCCATGCACTTTCAACTTCACTGGCCTCTTCGAGCTGGGGCGAGGAGGCAACTCCCCCTGGGCTTAGAGGGG
Coding sequences:
- the TBC1D10A gene encoding TBC1 domain family member 10A; this encodes MAKSRGENGPRAPAAAGSLSGTRESLAPGPDATAADELSSLGSDSEANGFAERRIDKFGFIVGSQGAEGALEEVPLEVLRQRESKWLDMLNNWDKWMAKKHKKIRLRCQKGIPPSLRGRAWQYLSGGKVKLQQNPGKFDELDMSPGDPKWLDVIERDLHRQFPFHEMFVSRGGHGQQDLFRVLKAYTLYRPEEGYCQAQAPIAAVLLMHMPAEQAFWCLVQICEKYLPGYYSEKLEAIQLDGEILFSLLQKVSPVAHKHLSRQKIDPLLYMTEWFMCAFARTLPWSSVLRVWDMFFCEGVKIIFRVGLVLLKHALGSPEKLKACQGQYETIERLRSLSPKIMQEAFLVQEVVELPVTERQIEREHLIQLRRWQETRGELQSCSPPRLHGAKAILEAEPGPRPTLQPSPSIRLPLDAPLPGSKGKPKPSKQIQKEQKEQQKQAKGYLDKPPTPNQTKMASAAGDACPPQDVAPKDPVHQDPAPQDSAPQDSAHHHSRESLTSQESEDTYL